The following coding sequences lie in one Pseudorasbora parva isolate DD20220531a chromosome 18, ASM2467924v1, whole genome shotgun sequence genomic window:
- the adra1ba gene encoding alpha-1A adrenergic receptor yields the protein MSSDTDHSVNFLSNASSEVSNSSTAGNGTEPSSFSLSRALPLGMVLGAFIVFAIVGNILVILSVVCNRHLRIPTNYFIINLAIADLLLSTTVLPVSATREILNYWVFGRIFCDIWAAVDVLCCTASIMSLCVISIDRYIGVRYPLQYPSVVTEKRALLAMLGIWVLAFVISIGPLLGWKEPPSEDDTVCVITEEPFYALFSSLGSFYIPLAVILAMYFRVYIVAKRTTKNLEAGVMKEHMDSNELTLRIHYKGSQTQDDCSKGHMRSSLTVKLLKFSREKKAAKTLGVVVGMFILCWLPFFLVLPIGSFNTSLRPPETLFKVIFWLGYFNSCLNPIIYPCYSREFKQAFIRILRCQCQQRKQQGWKAYNYRVQTGSAIQVYTDTSSICMNGSQQTLAPTQPSPTLFSRVVGSRPASSLLPGWGPCTSSSSSSLSGSPCPGMKSSRASSPCKSNRMDLLFPSGPHSKGPQHANGQNGKRDTEHEGISRNTPETTI from the exons ATGAGTTCTGATACAGATCATTCCGTGAACTTCTTGAGTAATGCTTCCTCCGAAGTGTCCAATTCGAGCACCGCGGGAAACGGGACCGAACCGAGCTCGTTCAGCCTCAGCCGCGCGCTTCCACTGGGCATGGTTCTGGGCGCTTTTATTGTGTTTGCTATCGTGGGCAACATTCTCGTTATTCTCTCCGTAGTGTGCAACAGGCACCTGCGCATCCCAACCAACTACTTCATCATCAATTTAGCCATAGCAGACCTGTTGCTGAGCACAACTGTCCTGCCGGTGTCTGCCACGCGTGAAATTCTCAACTACTGGGTGTTCGGGAGGATTTTCTGTGACATCTGGGCTGCGGTGGATGTGCTGTGCTGCACCGCATCCATCATGAGCCTGTGCGTGATCTCCATAGACCGCTACATTGGGGTGCGTTACCCGCTGCAGTACCCGAGCGTTGTGACCGAGAAAAGGGCGCTCTTGGCCATGCTGGGTATTTGGGTTCTTGCCTTTGTCATCTCTATAGGACCTCTGCTCGGGTGGAAAGAGCCTCCTTCAGAAGATGACACTGTGTGTGTCATCACAGAGGAGCCGTTTTACGCGCTCTTCTCCTCGCTCGGCTCCTTCTACATCCCTTTAGCGGTGATTCTGGCCATGTACTTCCGCGTGTATATAGTTGCCAAAAGAACCACGAAAAACCTCGAGGCCGGAGTGATGAAGGAGCACATGGACTCCAATGAGCTGACGCTCCGGATTCATTATAAAGGCTCTCAGACGCAGGATGACTGCAGCAAAGGCCACATGAGGAGCTCGCTGACAGTCAAATTACTTAAGTTTTCCAGAGAAAAGAAAGCTGCTAAAACGCTTGGTGTTGTAGTGGGCATGTTCATTCTGTGCTGGTTACCATTTTTCCTCGTTCTACCCATCG GGTCATTTAACACCAGCTTACGACCTCCtgaaacattatttaaagtgaTCTTCTGGCTGGGCTACTTCAACAGCTGCCTGAACCCCATTATTTACCCCTGTTACAGCCGTGAGTTCAAGCAGGCCTTTATTCGGATCCTCCGGTGCCAGTGTCAGCAGAGGAAACAACAGGGCTGGAAGGCGTACAACTACCGCGTCCAGACGGGCTCGGCCATCCAGGTCTACACAGACACCAGCTCCATTTGCATGAATGGCAGTCAGCAGACCCTGGCCCCGACGCAACCCAGTCCAACATTATTCAGTAGAGTCGTGGGCTCTCGTCCAGCATCAAGCCTTCTTCCAGGCTGGGGCCCCTGtacctcctcttcctcttcttcccTATCTGGGAGCCCTTGTCCTGGTATGAAGAGTTCTAGGGCATCGAGTCCCTGCAAATCTAACAGGATGGATTTGCTGTTCCCCAGTGGGCCCCATTCCAAAGGACCTCAGCATGCCAATGGACAGAATGGGAAACGAGACACAGAGCATGAGGGAATATCTAGAAACACGCCTGAGACTACTATTTAG